The following proteins are co-located in the Shouchella hunanensis genome:
- a CDS encoding EAL domain-containing protein — MDPLDIMMNKDHVVPYFLPIISADTQKIIGYEVEAYWVENDKPMNVTWFFDDHDIPREYRIEMEDHLQARAFDTLEAQFHTEEPLTLFFHYNSKLLEVDNGETLLARLTKMKDKGMSLHQIVVIIGFDRSLEELIDVKHTIMYIQSLGIQIALDAEDTTTSQLEFISQIRPNVIRVSCGFLQENALPSMYSDIHHSLSSLARKIGSTLLFNGITSFAQLNYAWRNGGRYYQGSYLQKAVPSNPNEPIEQVQLMKDMNHFIAFERKKVEAQLTLSNELTSSLKQVLKGIPQNESLDGMVLTIANALTNYTFRVYICNENGYQESSNGEKDECGNWYLRTESKAKNWSWRPYFLENIVRMNVEKKGILSDLYTDIDKDEQIRTYSYPLSDALYIFIDIPYRYLFDQNDLL; from the coding sequence GTGGACCCTCTTGATATTATGATGAATAAAGACCATGTGGTTCCTTATTTCTTACCTATCATTAGTGCAGACACACAGAAAATTATTGGTTACGAAGTGGAGGCATACTGGGTTGAAAACGATAAACCGATGAACGTAACTTGGTTTTTCGATGATCATGACATTCCAAGAGAGTATCGAATTGAAATGGAAGATCACTTGCAAGCCAGAGCATTTGATACACTGGAAGCGCAATTCCATACAGAAGAGCCTTTGACATTATTCTTTCATTACAATAGCAAACTACTAGAAGTTGATAATGGAGAAACGTTACTAGCGCGATTAACGAAAATGAAAGATAAGGGAATGTCTTTACACCAAATCGTTGTGATTATTGGGTTTGATCGCTCTTTAGAAGAACTAATTGATGTAAAGCATACGATTATGTACATTCAAAGCTTAGGCATCCAAATTGCCCTTGATGCTGAAGATACCACCACCTCACAGTTAGAATTTATTAGTCAGATTCGTCCCAACGTCATCCGTGTAAGCTGTGGCTTTTTACAAGAAAATGCCTTGCCTAGTATGTATAGTGATATTCACCATTCGCTTTCATCATTGGCACGGAAAATTGGTTCAACGCTATTATTTAATGGGATTACGTCTTTCGCCCAACTTAACTATGCATGGCGAAATGGGGGACGTTACTACCAAGGCAGTTATTTGCAAAAAGCGGTTCCCTCTAATCCTAACGAGCCAATAGAGCAAGTTCAACTCATGAAAGACATGAATCATTTTATAGCATTCGAGCGAAAGAAAGTAGAAGCACAGTTGACATTATCAAATGAACTTACGTCGTCGTTAAAACAAGTGTTAAAAGGAATACCTCAAAACGAGTCTCTTGATGGAATGGTATTAACCATTGCAAACGCGTTAACGAATTACACATTCCGTGTTTATATTTGTAATGAAAACGGGTATCAAGAGTCAAGTAACGGTGAAAAAGACGAATGTGGCAATTGGTATTTACGGACGGAGAGCAAGGCGAAGAATTGGAGCTGGAGGCCATATTTTCTTGAAAACATTGTCCGAATGAATGTAGAGAAGAAAGGTATTTTATCGGATCTCTATACAGATATTGATAAAGACGAGCAGATTCGGACTTACTCATACCCATTGTCCGACGCGCTCTACATCTTTATTGACATTCCGTATCGTTATTTATTTGACCAAAACGACTTATTATGA
- a CDS encoding alpha/beta fold hydrolase, with amino-acid sequence MSKRKPDQASYLHIHEASIYYEWFKSIKPKKGTLLLIHGIFASVTCFYRVIPALREEYDLICCDLPGFGRSSKGNGSVYSFSAYADQLGELMTQLHVDSFHVLGHSMGGQIALYLAYRQPDRVISISLLASSGYLKPVKKPFQVATYFPLIEKSLNWVMHYRKPQVRLFLQDAVYNKRCLSADMIANYEGPLSDPLFINGLIQLTRQREGDLSQAQLHQIHQPVLILSGVEDPLISIETSYALHRDLHNSRIHVIKQCGHLLLEEKPKQVNKRVKHFLLSVHH; translated from the coding sequence ATGTCAAAACGTAAACCAGATCAAGCGTCTTATTTGCACATTCATGAAGCGAGCATCTATTATGAATGGTTTAAAAGCATAAAGCCAAAAAAAGGAACCTTGTTACTGATTCACGGAATTTTCGCTTCAGTCACATGTTTTTACCGTGTTATTCCAGCCTTGCGTGAAGAGTATGATCTTATTTGCTGTGACTTGCCAGGCTTCGGTCGCAGTTCGAAAGGAAATGGATCCGTTTATTCATTTTCCGCTTATGCGGATCAGCTTGGGGAATTAATGACCCAACTACATGTAGATTCGTTTCACGTACTCGGGCATTCGATGGGTGGTCAAATTGCCCTTTACCTCGCTTACCGTCAGCCCGACAGAGTGATAAGTATTTCGTTACTTGCGAGTTCTGGCTATTTAAAGCCGGTAAAGAAACCATTTCAAGTTGCTACATATTTTCCTTTAATAGAAAAAAGTTTAAACTGGGTCATGCACTATCGGAAACCTCAAGTGCGACTCTTTTTGCAAGACGCTGTTTACAATAAACGGTGCTTATCCGCGGATATGATTGCCAATTATGAAGGGCCGCTTTCAGATCCATTATTTATAAATGGTTTAATCCAATTAACTCGGCAGCGGGAAGGGGATTTGTCGCAAGCGCAGCTTCATCAGATTCACCAACCAGTGCTCATTCTTTCGGGGGTGGAAGATCCACTTATCTCCATTGAAACAAGCTATGCCCTTCATCGTGATCTTCATAATAGCCGTATACATGTTATTAAGCAATGCGGTCATTTACTTTTAGAAGAAAAGCCAAAGCAAGTGAATAAGAGAGTTAAGCATTTCTTACTCTCCGTTCATCATTAA
- the metA gene encoding homoserine O-acetyltransferase MetA, with the protein MPIKIPDHLPAKEKLLKENIFVMDESRAYQQDIRPLKICILNLMPTKQETETQLIRLLGNTPLQIDVSLLHPSSHQPKNTSKEHLQQFYKTISEIKSLKFDGMIITGAPVETLPFNDVHYWDEMKSILDWTTTNVTSTLHICWGAQAALYHHYQIRKRPLNTKLFGIYNHTVNVPNVNLLRGFDDYFLAPHSRHTTIHRQDIEEISELEVLSSSDEAGVYIASSKDGKRIFVMGHAEYDAHTLKKEYERDIKQGGACQMPINYFPNENPEALPPLQWRAHSNLLFSNWLNYYVYQETPYHLDES; encoded by the coding sequence ATGCCAATTAAAATTCCTGATCACTTACCAGCAAAGGAGAAGTTGTTAAAAGAAAATATCTTTGTGATGGATGAATCACGTGCCTATCAACAAGATATTCGACCTCTGAAGATATGTATTTTAAACTTAATGCCGACGAAGCAAGAGACGGAGACACAATTGATTCGCCTGCTTGGAAATACGCCACTACAAATAGATGTATCCCTTTTACATCCAAGTAGTCACCAGCCAAAAAATACGTCAAAAGAACATTTACAACAATTTTATAAAACGATTAGTGAAATTAAATCGCTAAAATTTGATGGCATGATTATTACGGGTGCACCTGTAGAGACTTTGCCTTTTAATGATGTCCACTACTGGGACGAGATGAAGTCAATCTTGGATTGGACGACGACAAATGTGACATCAACTCTTCACATTTGTTGGGGAGCACAAGCAGCTCTTTACCATCATTACCAAATTCGGAAGCGTCCATTAAATACAAAACTGTTTGGCATTTATAATCATACGGTGAACGTCCCAAACGTTAATTTACTTCGTGGTTTTGACGATTATTTTCTTGCTCCTCATTCTCGTCATACGACGATCCACCGACAAGATATAGAGGAAATATCAGAATTGGAAGTGCTAAGCTCATCGGATGAAGCCGGTGTTTATATCGCTTCTTCGAAAGATGGAAAACGTATTTTTGTAATGGGACATGCTGAATATGATGCACATACGTTGAAGAAAGAATACGAACGAGACATCAAGCAAGGTGGGGCATGTCAAATGCCAATTAATTACTTTCCAAATGAAAACCCTGAAGCGTTACCACCTCTTCAGTGGAGAGCGCATTCGAACTTGCTATTTTCAAATTGGTTAAATTATTATGTATACCAAGAAACACCTTACCATTTAGACGAATCTTAA
- a CDS encoding DUF4352 domain-containing protein, whose protein sequence is MKGKILVLLSLLACLLIILVVTLGVTNDSTEPTASDHQDESETQELNGVYVTLNGVSVSEHSDTEQLVKVDLTAENTRESSISFLPINLTLVDEEHYAYSHAERIETKGIIGGQLESGRSVSGEIAFIVPKNTALEFVYSDHFRGGQLVFPLELE, encoded by the coding sequence ATGAAAGGCAAAATCCTTGTATTATTAAGCTTACTTGCATGCTTACTCATCATTTTAGTCGTAACGTTAGGTGTGACGAACGATTCAACTGAACCAACGGCATCCGATCATCAGGATGAATCGGAAACGCAGGAATTAAATGGAGTGTACGTTACACTTAATGGTGTTAGTGTTTCGGAACATAGCGATACAGAGCAACTAGTGAAAGTAGATTTAACAGCAGAGAACACGAGAGAATCTAGTATTAGCTTCCTGCCGATCAATCTTACGTTAGTCGATGAAGAGCATTATGCATATAGTCATGCTGAGCGTATTGAAACAAAAGGAATTATTGGTGGACAATTAGAAAGCGGGCGCTCTGTTTCCGGAGAAATTGCATTTATCGTTCCAAAGAATACAGCGCTTGAGTTTGTTTACAGTGATCACTTTCGTGGTGGACAACTAGTGTTTCCACTGGAACTCGAGTAA
- the nadE gene encoding ammonia-dependent NAD(+) synthetase: MDVNQDRIRKDLFSKETIDPTEEIRKRVEFLKSYAIKTGTKGYVLGISGGQDSTLAAKLAQLAVTELREEEQDESYQFYAVRLPYGEQHDEDDAQLALSYIEADQVLTVNIKGAVEASVEAFQAATQSQLSTFLKGNTKARERMKVQFDLAAHYRALVIGTDHAAEAVTGFFTKFGDGACDVAPLFGLTKRQGKQLLETLAAPESLYTKVPTADLEDDKPGLPDEEALGISYEQIDDYLEGKEVDQEIAQKIESRYAMTEHKRQTPVTIYDHWWE, encoded by the coding sequence ATGGACGTTAACCAAGATCGTATTCGAAAAGACTTATTCTCAAAAGAGACCATTGATCCAACAGAAGAGATTCGAAAACGAGTTGAATTCCTTAAATCATACGCAATCAAAACGGGAACAAAAGGCTATGTGCTTGGCATATCTGGAGGTCAAGACTCGACTCTTGCAGCAAAACTTGCGCAACTAGCAGTAACGGAACTACGAGAAGAGGAACAAGACGAAAGCTATCAATTTTATGCAGTTCGCTTGCCTTATGGAGAGCAGCATGATGAAGATGATGCCCAGCTTGCTCTTTCTTATATTGAAGCAGATCAAGTTCTAACAGTGAATATAAAAGGTGCTGTTGAAGCATCGGTTGAAGCTTTTCAAGCAGCGACACAGTCTCAATTATCAACATTCTTAAAGGGAAATACAAAAGCTCGAGAACGAATGAAAGTGCAGTTTGACCTAGCGGCTCATTACCGTGCTCTTGTTATTGGAACGGATCACGCAGCAGAGGCTGTAACGGGCTTCTTTACTAAATTTGGTGATGGCGCGTGTGATGTTGCACCTCTGTTTGGTTTAACGAAGCGCCAAGGAAAGCAGTTACTTGAAACATTAGCAGCACCAGAATCGCTTTATACGAAAGTCCCGACGGCTGACTTGGAAGATGACAAGCCTGGTTTACCAGATGAAGAAGCATTAGGCATTTCATATGAGCAAATTGATGATTACTTGGAAGGAAAGGAAGTAGACCAAGAGATCGCTCAAAAAATAGAGTCACGCTATGCTATGACAGAACATAAACGACAAACACCAGTCACGATCTATGATCATTGGTGGGAGTAA
- a CDS encoding acyl-CoA thioesterase, which produces MPHLVSKIITPQYADTDMMGVVYHANYIKFFELGRTTFIQEAGYSYVEMERAGYYAPVYDVYATYKKPLVYGDEATITTWLSLNDGVKTIYQYEIKNQHDDVCVTGYTTHVIVKKDTFKPVPFKRAFPEWYETYNRLMEER; this is translated from the coding sequence GTGCCACATTTGGTTAGCAAAATTATCACGCCCCAATACGCGGATACCGACATGATGGGTGTTGTTTATCACGCAAACTACATTAAGTTTTTTGAACTAGGAAGAACCACTTTTATACAAGAAGCTGGCTATAGTTATGTTGAAATGGAGCGAGCTGGGTATTACGCACCTGTATATGATGTTTATGCAACGTATAAAAAGCCTCTCGTCTATGGAGATGAAGCAACTATTACAACGTGGCTATCCCTAAATGATGGCGTTAAAACGATTTACCAATATGAAATTAAAAATCAGCATGATGATGTATGTGTGACGGGTTATACAACCCACGTTATTGTGAAAAAGGATACTTTTAAGCCAGTTCCGTTTAAGCGAGCATTCCCTGAATGGTATGAAACGTATAACCGTCTAATGGAGGAGCGTTAA
- a CDS encoding AAA family ATPase, which produces MATTNEKLAEEAQLWRKRLENIEDENNRNELAKLVSLRFERKQEMDLFTEKWKQELEDDGSFNKFLDELTQKQLLVSWAQDERIRRSWPQLRETDQARVKKQKVEQVNTRSQDWIAQVEGKEASLAKKHGEMLLNNIKELNDSSQQLLASFQGNYYSKSQFAQLKKQLDSVNELQDKVNKEMDEALGEKQTSALAQLEEMIGLTDVKSRVKKLYAFLKYQKNREEIGLSSNDLLNLNMVVTGNPGTGKTSIARLLASIYYELGMLEKPTVYEVDRASLVAGYVGQTEEQTMAAIERAVGGVLFIDEAYSLKREGQSGNDYGQAVIDTLVSAMTSETYAGKFAVILAGYPQEMRGFIRANPGLASRFPEQNHIDLPNYTESELLQIAEKKALDVDFVFTNAALQKVKAEIERLEIDQSFGNARVVEDIVKKAIFEKGSQGYHTTERDFVLIEEQHVQTKQPSKTGQALQKLNQLVGLEQVKAELNKLTSFAKVKESRRRMNLPVPPMPLHTVFSGPPGTGKTTVATLYAEALNEIGLLKRGHLVTVSRSDLVGGYVGQTAIKTSQVIQDALGGVLFIDEAYALAQGGENDFGKEAITMLTQAMTEHEENLVLIFAGYQNEIQTLLNSNPGLRSRIRKEIEFRPYTSSQLADMLKQKLTAYGYTWSDEAFDAIENHLSKTTISGNGRYIDWFFEEIIQAHALRTTEETDIALTIELKDVTQFMDSTKVNDDPEKSLS; this is translated from the coding sequence ATGGCGACAACAAATGAGAAATTAGCAGAAGAAGCACAACTTTGGCGAAAACGACTAGAAAATATAGAGGATGAAAACAACCGAAATGAACTAGCTAAACTTGTTTCGTTGCGGTTTGAACGTAAGCAAGAAATGGATTTATTTACAGAGAAATGGAAACAGGAATTAGAGGATGATGGCTCCTTTAACAAGTTTTTAGACGAGCTGACGCAAAAACAGCTGCTCGTTTCTTGGGCTCAAGACGAAAGGATTCGTCGTTCATGGCCCCAGCTTAGAGAAACAGATCAAGCCCGAGTGAAAAAACAAAAAGTGGAGCAGGTCAATACGCGAAGTCAAGACTGGATTGCTCAAGTAGAAGGGAAGGAAGCCTCTCTTGCAAAAAAACATGGCGAGATGCTATTAAACAATATAAAAGAGTTAAATGACAGTAGTCAGCAATTGTTAGCGAGTTTTCAAGGAAATTATTATTCAAAAAGTCAGTTTGCCCAATTAAAGAAGCAACTTGATAGTGTGAATGAGCTACAAGACAAAGTGAACAAAGAGATGGATGAAGCTCTAGGAGAGAAGCAGACATCAGCATTGGCTCAGCTGGAAGAAATGATTGGTTTGACTGATGTGAAAAGTCGAGTCAAAAAGCTTTATGCTTTTTTGAAATACCAAAAGAATCGGGAAGAAATAGGTCTGTCTTCCAACGATCTGTTAAACCTGAATATGGTTGTAACAGGGAATCCAGGTACTGGTAAAACGTCCATTGCACGTTTACTCGCTTCGATTTACTACGAATTAGGAATGCTTGAAAAACCGACCGTGTATGAAGTGGACCGTGCTTCTCTTGTTGCAGGCTACGTAGGTCAAACAGAAGAGCAAACGATGGCAGCTATTGAGCGAGCGGTAGGTGGTGTGTTATTTATCGATGAGGCATACAGCTTAAAACGTGAGGGTCAGTCAGGAAACGATTATGGTCAAGCCGTTATTGATACACTTGTATCAGCTATGACCAGCGAAACGTATGCAGGAAAATTTGCTGTTATTTTAGCAGGCTATCCGCAAGAGATGCGAGGGTTTATTCGTGCTAACCCTGGTCTAGCAAGTCGATTTCCTGAGCAAAATCATATTGATTTGCCGAATTATACGGAATCAGAACTCTTACAAATTGCTGAAAAAAAAGCGCTTGATGTTGATTTTGTGTTCACAAATGCTGCTCTACAAAAAGTGAAAGCAGAAATAGAGCGATTGGAAATCGATCAGTCGTTTGGGAATGCACGTGTTGTTGAAGATATAGTCAAAAAAGCAATATTTGAAAAAGGATCTCAAGGTTATCATACAACAGAGCGGGACTTTGTTTTAATCGAGGAGCAACATGTGCAAACAAAGCAACCCTCGAAAACAGGACAAGCGCTACAAAAGCTTAATCAACTCGTTGGTCTTGAACAGGTAAAAGCAGAGTTGAATAAATTGACTTCTTTCGCAAAAGTAAAAGAATCGCGTAGGCGCATGAATTTACCTGTACCGCCGATGCCGCTCCATACTGTATTTAGTGGACCGCCAGGAACAGGTAAAACAACTGTTGCCACTCTTTATGCGGAAGCTTTAAATGAGATTGGGTTATTAAAACGGGGTCATCTTGTTACGGTTTCTAGAAGTGATTTAGTAGGAGGATATGTTGGTCAAACAGCCATTAAAACAAGTCAAGTCATTCAAGATGCATTAGGCGGAGTTCTCTTTATTGATGAAGCCTATGCACTTGCTCAAGGCGGAGAGAATGATTTTGGCAAGGAAGCGATTACGATGTTAACCCAAGCGATGACAGAACATGAGGAAAACCTCGTCCTTATATTTGCTGGCTATCAAAATGAAATTCAAACGTTACTGAACAGTAACCCTGGTTTGCGCTCACGTATTCGAAAAGAAATCGAATTTCGTCCATATACATCGAGCCAATTGGCAGACATGTTAAAGCAAAAGTTAACTGCATATGGATATACTTGGTCAGACGAAGCGTTCGACGCAATAGAAAATCATTTATCAAAAACAACGATCTCAGGGAATGGTCGCTATATTGACTGGTTTTTCGAGGAGATCATTCAAGCGCATGCCTTGCGAACGACAGAGGAGACAGATATAGCGCTTACCATTGAATTAAAAGATGTTACGCAGTTTATGGATTCAACGAAAGTGAATGATGACCCTGAAAAGTCACTTTCTTAA
- a CDS encoding copper resistance D family protein, whose protein sequence is MTEMILNALMYTSLALLAGLLLIQMVPKGRGVEGTLHPWFLLSVILAIPLLQFGNVLVLGSTYATFFDTSLLDGTLTAMGEHILGTSFLLVLLFSSAQLVLFVLTKKWNRYVVISLQLLFFLGIIVAVSLSSHSASLTEGYVTGALSNGIHLLAMSLWAGPLFIVSLYGARLEDGQKFHQWFSALAVFSLLLVSTSGFVMMGEIAPEYVNSWMLTYGQLLLIKNILIFPLLLFGFRHLVTLSGKGVSLSMRERQRSFRAESLFVLAVFIVTAWLTETEPPHNVLRTLQNEPFNPVMQFFLNEPLIENQLIAFSPSLWSGLLLGFSVIVFFFGLFVAWRWRQTTYSVGAAILFVSAFYLGLMTSTAPGEIPVNLTVHDSVEEAIAVNREGAELTILTTWPIDEDSFAVIFQENERHLVAERLKKEPDGYRKYLDAEVELENGFLTGGEQFMDTFMFIENEWVDVETISTYVTLGYVTEDIERVRIQFSNESVEVPVDDHVFFYVQSMNGTLEEPHQYELLDEDGQKVRVIEKRQFVHEGHVH, encoded by the coding sequence ATGACTGAAATGATCTTAAATGCGCTTATGTATACAAGCCTTGCATTGTTGGCAGGGTTATTACTTATTCAAATGGTGCCAAAAGGGAGAGGTGTGGAAGGGACGCTTCACCCATGGTTTTTACTTAGCGTTATACTTGCTATTCCGCTTCTACAGTTTGGAAACGTCCTCGTACTTGGTTCAACATATGCGACGTTTTTTGATACGTCGCTTTTAGACGGGACACTGACGGCGATGGGAGAACATATTTTAGGAACTAGTTTTTTACTCGTTCTTCTGTTTTCAAGCGCACAGTTGGTGTTATTCGTTTTAACTAAAAAATGGAATCGATACGTTGTTATAAGTTTGCAGCTACTTTTTTTTCTAGGCATTATTGTAGCAGTGAGTTTATCCAGTCATAGTGCGTCTTTAACAGAAGGGTATGTAACAGGGGCATTATCGAACGGGATTCATTTATTGGCGATGTCACTCTGGGCGGGTCCGTTATTTATCGTCAGCCTATATGGGGCACGGTTAGAAGACGGTCAGAAATTTCATCAATGGTTTTCCGCACTTGCCGTGTTTAGTTTGCTGCTCGTATCAACGAGTGGGTTTGTCATGATGGGAGAAATCGCACCTGAATATGTGAATAGTTGGATGCTGACATATGGTCAGCTGTTACTCATTAAGAACATCCTCATTTTCCCACTTTTACTTTTCGGGTTTCGTCACCTTGTTACCCTTAGTGGGAAAGGAGTTTCATTATCTATGCGTGAACGCCAACGCTCGTTTCGTGCCGAATCTCTTTTTGTTTTAGCTGTTTTTATTGTTACAGCGTGGTTAACGGAAACGGAACCACCTCATAATGTGTTACGAACTCTGCAAAACGAACCATTTAATCCTGTAATGCAATTTTTCTTAAATGAACCATTGATTGAGAATCAACTAATTGCATTTTCGCCTTCCCTTTGGTCAGGCTTATTGCTAGGTTTTTCCGTAATAGTCTTTTTCTTTGGTCTCTTTGTTGCTTGGAGATGGAGACAAACAACGTATAGTGTAGGAGCAGCGATCTTATTTGTGAGCGCATTTTATCTAGGTTTAATGACTAGTACAGCTCCAGGTGAAATCCCTGTTAATTTAACTGTCCATGATTCTGTAGAAGAGGCAATTGCAGTCAATCGAGAAGGGGCTGAACTTACGATTTTAACAACGTGGCCAATAGATGAAGATTCATTTGCCGTTATTTTTCAAGAAAATGAACGCCATCTTGTTGCGGAACGATTAAAAAAGGAGCCTGACGGGTATCGGAAATATTTAGATGCTGAAGTGGAGCTAGAGAATGGCTTTCTAACAGGTGGTGAACAATTTATGGATACCTTCATGTTCATAGAAAATGAATGGGTGGATGTTGAAACGATTAGTACGTACGTGACCCTTGGCTATGTCACAGAAGATATTGAACGAGTACGTATCCAATTTTCAAATGAATCGGTTGAAGTTCCTGTTGATGATCACGTATTCTTTTATGTACAGAGCATGAATGGGACATTGGAAGAGCCTCATCAGTACGAATTACTTGATGAAGATGGACAAAAGGTTCGGGTGATAGAAAAACGCCAATTCGTACATGAAGGGCATGTCCATTAG
- a CDS encoding acid-soluble spore protein N, which yields MSEKNRFAQFTPDHLGTQPRKSNRNNGKKVATKSNRQPDYIPPKG from the coding sequence GTGAGTGAAAAAAACCGATTTGCCCAATTTACTCCAGACCATTTAGGAACACAGCCGCGAAAGTCTAACCGAAATAATGGAAAGAAAGTCGCGACGAAATCAAATCGTCAGCCAGATTATATTCCTCCTAAAGGATAA
- a CDS encoding FbpB family small basic protein, with protein sequence MRRVGRLPFDQLVKQNKERLIQDQAEVNRLEERFEQKHALPK encoded by the coding sequence ATGAGAAGAGTTGGAAGATTACCGTTTGATCAGCTAGTAAAGCAGAACAAAGAACGATTAATTCAAGATCAGGCTGAAGTAAATCGTTTGGAAGAACGATTTGAACAAAAGCATGCATTGCCAAAATAA